A window from Caulobacter sp. X encodes these proteins:
- a CDS encoding FUSC family protein, which yields MPETAPSDWRRFTGANLSQRALKAAATRKTEIRHAIRVSAAVGGAYALATLLRLPQGYWAVFTAVIVVQASLGATITASIERFLGTVVGALAGAAAAYLHSRWPEYGGVILCVTVALLAFVVSIRPSLKAAPVTAVIMLIGTTTHMDPLIAAGLRVAEITVGSLVGVAATLLIFPARAHASVVASIQKIAGLQASILEGHVTALRGAPDATDYLKAQDDLRAALAKLQTAMTEADRESATRLSDRSVSDALPRTLWRLRNDTVMVSRALRGPLPDTIGPAAADMLEASSRFLRASADLLGGGPKPDRIAFATAHQAFQTCFQGLREKGVTRDLEFDGAARVFGLVFAIENLFANLGDFEERIEEAVAQKD from the coding sequence GTGCCGGAGACCGCGCCCAGCGACTGGCGGCGCTTCACCGGCGCCAATCTCTCGCAACGGGCGCTGAAGGCGGCCGCCACTCGCAAGACCGAGATCCGTCACGCGATCCGCGTCTCCGCGGCCGTGGGCGGCGCCTATGCCTTGGCGACACTGCTTCGCCTGCCGCAGGGCTATTGGGCGGTATTCACGGCCGTGATCGTCGTCCAGGCCAGCCTGGGCGCGACGATCACCGCCTCGATCGAGCGCTTCCTGGGCACTGTTGTCGGCGCGCTGGCTGGCGCCGCGGCGGCCTATCTCCACTCGCGGTGGCCCGAGTACGGCGGCGTCATTCTGTGCGTGACGGTGGCGCTGCTGGCCTTCGTGGTCTCGATCCGGCCCTCGCTGAAAGCCGCTCCGGTCACCGCCGTGATCATGCTGATCGGCACAACGACGCACATGGATCCGCTGATCGCGGCTGGCCTGAGGGTCGCCGAGATCACGGTCGGCAGCCTGGTCGGCGTTGCGGCGACATTGTTGATCTTTCCCGCCAGAGCTCACGCCTCGGTCGTGGCGAGCATCCAGAAGATCGCCGGCCTGCAGGCGAGTATCCTCGAGGGCCACGTCACCGCGCTACGCGGCGCGCCGGACGCCACCGACTATCTCAAGGCGCAGGACGACCTGCGCGCCGCGCTCGCCAAGCTCCAGACGGCGATGACGGAGGCGGATCGCGAAAGCGCCACCCGCCTGAGCGACCGCTCGGTGTCAGACGCCCTACCCCGGACGCTATGGCGCCTGCGCAACGACACGGTGATGGTCAGCCGCGCTCTGCGAGGCCCATTGCCCGACACGATCGGTCCAGCCGCCGCGGACATGCTGGAAGCCAGCAGCCGCTTCCTGAGAGCCTCCGCGGATTTACTAGGCGGCGGTCCGAAGCCCGACCGCATCGCCTTCGCCACGGCGCATCAGGCTTTCCAGACCTGTTTCCAGGGGCTGCGCGAGAAGGGCGTCACCCGCGACCTTGAGTTCGACGGGGCGGCCCGCGTCTTCGGCCTGGTGTTCGCGATCGAGAACCTGTTCGCCAATCTCGGCGACTTCGAGGAGCGGATCGAGGAGGCCGTGGCCCAGAAGGACTAG
- a CDS encoding CinA family protein, with the protein MFPLEIETLARLLIDEARGRSLRLVTAESCTGGLVAGAICAIPGASDVFERGFVTYTNRAKSEMLGVPGDLIADHGAVSEPVARMMAEGALRESNGHVAVAITGVAGPGGGSPLKPVGTVHFAVARANRSVVHRHERFLGDTRQAVQLAAIVTALEMLREAVA; encoded by the coding sequence ATGTTCCCGCTTGAGATAGAGACTCTTGCCCGCCTGCTGATTGATGAGGCGCGCGGTCGTTCGCTGCGGCTGGTGACGGCGGAAAGCTGCACGGGCGGCCTGGTGGCCGGCGCGATCTGCGCGATCCCCGGCGCGTCTGACGTCTTCGAACGCGGCTTCGTGACCTACACCAATCGCGCCAAGTCCGAGATGCTGGGCGTGCCCGGCGACCTGATCGCCGACCACGGCGCGGTCTCCGAGCCCGTCGCCCGGATGATGGCCGAAGGCGCGCTGCGTGAGAGCAATGGACACGTCGCGGTGGCGATCACGGGCGTCGCTGGCCCTGGCGGCGGCTCCCCGTTGAAACCAGTCGGAACCGTGCACTTCGCCGTGGCCCGCGCCAACCGTTCGGTCGTCCACCGACATGAGCGGTTCCTGGGCGACACGCGCCAGGCCGTGCAGCTGGCGGCGATCGTCACGGCGCTGGAGATGCTGCGCGAGGCGGTGGCCTAG
- a CDS encoding bifunctional 2-C-methyl-D-erythritol 4-phosphate cytidylyltransferase/2-C-methyl-D-erythritol 2,4-cyclodiphosphate synthase, translating into MTFSAVIVAAGSGTRAGPGQAKQWRMLAGKPVLRWSVEAFLAAGASELVIVTTEDGQAALPSVLEGLGGWRPARGGATRALSVQAGLAALAHRPTDEPVLIHDAARPLLAQTTIHDVLDALEDADGVLPALPVADTLKRAEPDQNPVTTSREHLWRAQTPQAARRQTLLDAYAAWTGGEPTDDVQVIEAAGGRVAIAPGDPLLMKLTYPEDFAMAERLAGAARVTRVGQGFDAHRWGPGEEVWLCGVAIKHDETLIGHSDADAGLHALTDAILGAIGEGDIGDHFPPTDPKWKGASSDQFLKHAADLVTAKGGALVNVDVTLICERPKIKPHRQAMRERLAEILGLPVDRVSVKATTTEKMGFTGRGEGLAASAVVAVETPA; encoded by the coding sequence ATGACCTTCTCCGCCGTGATCGTCGCCGCCGGCTCGGGAACCCGAGCGGGCCCGGGCCAGGCCAAGCAATGGCGCATGCTGGCCGGCAAACCCGTTTTGAGGTGGTCGGTCGAGGCCTTCCTCGCGGCCGGCGCGTCCGAGCTCGTGATCGTGACGACGGAAGATGGCCAGGCGGCCCTGCCCTCCGTCCTTGAAGGCCTTGGCGGCTGGCGGCCGGCGCGAGGCGGCGCCACCCGAGCCCTTTCGGTCCAGGCCGGCCTCGCCGCCCTGGCCCATCGACCGACGGACGAGCCTGTCCTGATCCACGACGCCGCGCGCCCGCTGCTCGCTCAGACGACCATCCATGATGTCCTGGATGCCCTGGAAGACGCCGACGGGGTGCTGCCCGCCCTGCCCGTCGCCGACACGCTAAAGCGCGCCGAGCCGGACCAGAACCCGGTCACGACCTCCCGCGAACACCTGTGGCGCGCCCAGACCCCGCAGGCCGCCCGTCGCCAGACCCTGCTGGACGCCTACGCCGCCTGGACCGGCGGCGAGCCCACGGACGACGTCCAAGTGATCGAAGCCGCGGGAGGGCGCGTCGCGATCGCGCCGGGCGACCCGCTTTTGATGAAACTGACCTACCCAGAGGACTTCGCCATGGCCGAACGCCTAGCCGGCGCCGCGCGCGTCACCCGTGTCGGCCAAGGTTTCGACGCCCACCGCTGGGGGCCGGGCGAAGAGGTCTGGCTGTGCGGCGTCGCGATCAAGCACGATGAGACCCTGATCGGCCATTCGGACGCCGACGCGGGCCTCCACGCCCTGACCGACGCCATCCTGGGCGCGATCGGCGAAGGCGACATCGGCGACCACTTCCCCCCCACCGACCCGAAGTGGAAGGGCGCGTCTTCGGACCAGTTCCTCAAGCACGCGGCCGATCTCGTGACCGCCAAGGGCGGCGCGCTCGTCAATGTCGATGTGACGCTGATCTGCGAGCGCCCCAAGATCAAACCGCACCGCCAGGCCATGCGTGAGCGGCTGGCGGAGATCCTGGGCCTTCCGGTCGATCGGGTCAGCGTCAAGGCGACCACGACCGAGAAGATGGGTTTCACCGGTCGCGGCGAAGGCTTGGCGGCCTCGGCCGTCGTGGCGGTCGAGACTCCGGCCTGA
- the dusB gene encoding tRNA dihydrouridine synthase DusB — MSNKLDVGGVCVPGRVWIAPMTGVSDLPFRETATALGAPYVATEMVASAEFAKGRPDVVRRAAVGDGLPLTVIQLVGRDIDFMAQGARMAAEAGAEIIDLNFGCPAKEVAAGAACGSALMREPDLAEALVAAAVEAVDVPVTVKMRLGWDDASRNAPEIAARAEAVGAKAITVHGRTRNQFYKGVADWSAVAEVKKAVSVPLLVNGDIVDGDSARAALEQSGADGVMVGRGVYGRPWIAGAIEAALDGRGFSEPEAEERLAIALTHFRRSLSFYGERLGLKMFRKHLASYIEAAPWPETPEARRAARATLCRLEDPAAVEAALRDLWLVGGRLAA; from the coding sequence ATGAGCAACAAGCTCGATGTCGGCGGGGTTTGCGTCCCCGGTCGGGTGTGGATCGCGCCCATGACCGGGGTCTCGGACCTGCCCTTCAGAGAAACGGCCACGGCGCTCGGCGCGCCCTATGTGGCGACGGAGATGGTGGCCAGCGCGGAGTTCGCGAAGGGGCGTCCCGACGTCGTCCGTCGCGCGGCTGTCGGCGATGGCTTGCCGCTGACGGTGATCCAGCTCGTCGGCCGCGACATCGACTTCATGGCCCAGGGCGCGCGGATGGCCGCCGAGGCTGGCGCCGAAATCATCGACCTGAATTTCGGATGTCCCGCCAAGGAAGTCGCCGCCGGCGCGGCCTGTGGTTCAGCCCTCATGCGCGAGCCGGACTTGGCCGAGGCGCTGGTCGCGGCGGCCGTCGAGGCGGTCGACGTACCGGTGACCGTCAAGATGCGGCTCGGCTGGGACGACGCCAGCCGCAATGCGCCGGAGATCGCTGCGCGCGCCGAAGCGGTCGGCGCCAAGGCCATCACGGTTCACGGACGCACGCGCAACCAGTTTTACAAAGGCGTCGCCGACTGGTCCGCGGTGGCCGAGGTCAAGAAGGCCGTCTCGGTTCCACTGCTGGTCAATGGCGACATCGTCGATGGCGATAGCGCCCGGGCGGCGCTCGAACAGTCTGGCGCGGATGGCGTGATGGTCGGGCGCGGCGTGTATGGCCGTCCCTGGATCGCCGGAGCGATTGAAGCCGCACTGGACGGCCGCGGCTTCTCGGAGCCCGAGGCCGAGGAGCGTCTCGCCATCGCGCTCACCCACTTCCGACGGAGCTTGTCGTTCTATGGCGAACGGCTGGGCCTGAAGATGTTCCGCAAGCACCTGGCTTCGTACATCGAAGCCGCGCCTTGGCCCGAAACGCCCGAAGCGCGCCGCGCGGCGCGCGCCACCTTGTGTCGCTTGGAAGATCCCGCCGCCGTTGAGGCCGCCCTGCGCGACCTCTGGCTGGTGGGCGGGAGATTAGCCGCATGA
- a CDS encoding nitrogen regulation protein NR(II) translates to MTDRARVLGGVAADALKSAAFDLNPEPALVVDRDGGLVAVNEAAEALFGHGLSLLARGRFRAALPPGSVLVSLLDRAISKGALVREHGVEVNLFGQPPFEADGAAAPLGDGSVLLTLHVKGVLGVDRGADSAGLRSVVGLGKMLAHEIKNPLAGIRGAAQLLKTGASAVDQPLAQLIVDETDRIRRLVDRMEAFSDDAPTPREPVNIHQVLDRVRALVANGVADGLQLKESYDPSLPPVWGDEDHLIQIFLNLTKNAAEAAHMRGDGRGAISIHTAWRPGVRVRGADGKTTSGAPIEVRVIDNGPGVPTTLRDHLFQPFVTTKANGTGLGLALVTKLVTAHGGLIDFESEPGRTVFRVLLPIAPQNGAPDIVSGDA, encoded by the coding sequence ATGACCGACAGAGCCCGCGTACTGGGCGGTGTCGCCGCCGACGCCTTGAAGTCGGCGGCCTTCGATCTGAACCCCGAGCCCGCGCTCGTGGTGGATCGCGATGGCGGTCTCGTCGCCGTCAACGAGGCGGCCGAGGCGCTGTTCGGCCATGGTCTTTCCCTGCTGGCGCGCGGTCGCTTCCGCGCGGCCTTGCCGCCGGGTTCGGTGCTGGTCTCCCTGCTCGATCGGGCTATCTCCAAGGGCGCGCTGGTTCGTGAGCACGGGGTCGAGGTCAATCTCTTCGGCCAGCCGCCATTCGAGGCCGACGGCGCCGCCGCGCCGCTAGGGGACGGTTCGGTTTTGCTGACCCTTCACGTCAAGGGCGTGTTGGGTGTTGATCGCGGCGCGGACTCCGCGGGCCTTCGCTCGGTTGTTGGGCTCGGCAAGATGCTGGCCCATGAGATCAAGAACCCGCTGGCCGGCATTCGCGGCGCCGCGCAGCTGCTCAAGACGGGCGCCAGCGCCGTCGATCAGCCGCTGGCCCAACTGATCGTCGACGAGACCGATCGCATTCGGCGGCTCGTCGACCGCATGGAGGCTTTCTCGGACGACGCCCCGACCCCGCGCGAGCCGGTCAACATCCACCAGGTCCTGGACCGTGTGCGGGCCCTCGTGGCGAATGGCGTCGCCGACGGATTGCAGCTTAAGGAAAGCTACGACCCTTCGCTGCCGCCAGTCTGGGGGGATGAGGATCATCTGATCCAGATTTTCCTGAACCTGACCAAGAATGCGGCCGAGGCGGCGCATATGCGCGGTGACGGGCGCGGCGCGATCTCGATCCATACGGCCTGGCGTCCCGGCGTGCGTGTTCGCGGCGCGGACGGCAAGACCACGAGCGGCGCGCCGATCGAGGTGCGGGTCATCGACAACGGCCCCGGCGTTCCGACCACCCTCCGCGACCACCTCTTCCAGCCCTTCGTGACGACCAAGGCCAACGGCACCGGTCTTGGTCTGGCGCTCGTGACCAAGCTGGTCACCGCTCATGGCGGGTTGATCGATTTCGAATCCGAGCCCGGCCGCACCGTGTTCCGCGTGCTGCTGCCCATCGCGCCGCAAAATGGCGCTCCCGATATTGTTTCCGGAGACGCGTGA
- the ntrC gene encoding nitrogen regulation protein NR(I) yields MNAASKKILIADDDSSVRLVLSQAFTRLGYQVRATGNATTLLKWVTDGEGDLVVTDVMMPDENVFDVLPRIRKERPKLPIIVMSAQNTLLTAVNAADAGAFEYVSKPFDLDDVTAAARRALSRPADTEASKAQARAMRDERLPLIGRSAPMQEVYRTIARLVGADLTVLILGESGTGKELVARALHELGRRRDGKFVVLNLAAVPRERVEVELFGRGEGDNGRLVEADGGTLFLDEIGDMPLDAQTRLLRVIDGTEPVINPKTGRRPNVRIIAATNRDLRGLIQQGLFREDLFFRLNVAPVRLPPLRDRAEDIPDLARTFLLRAAREGLPAKTIDQSALDRLKSYQWPGNVRELENLMRRMCALYAEELITARIVDRELQDHTPAVRSEEGPVTLSTLVERHLASHFADQPDGVPPPGLYDRVLQEIERPLIQLTLSATRGNQVRAAEILGLNRNTLRKKIQDLGVEMTRGRR; encoded by the coding sequence ATGAACGCCGCGAGCAAGAAGATCCTGATCGCCGACGACGACAGCTCGGTCCGCCTGGTGCTCAGTCAAGCCTTCACCCGCCTGGGCTATCAGGTTCGCGCCACCGGCAACGCGACCACGCTTCTGAAGTGGGTCACCGACGGCGAGGGCGACCTGGTCGTCACCGACGTGATGATGCCCGACGAGAATGTCTTCGACGTCTTGCCGCGCATCCGCAAGGAACGGCCCAAGCTGCCGATCATCGTGATGAGCGCGCAGAACACCCTGCTGACCGCGGTCAACGCGGCGGATGCGGGCGCGTTCGAATATGTGTCGAAGCCGTTCGATCTGGATGATGTGACGGCGGCGGCGCGTCGGGCGCTGTCGCGGCCTGCCGATACCGAGGCCTCGAAGGCCCAGGCGCGCGCCATGCGGGACGAGCGCCTGCCGCTGATCGGCCGCTCCGCGCCGATGCAGGAGGTCTATCGCACTATCGCGCGTCTGGTCGGCGCTGACCTCACCGTTCTGATCCTCGGCGAAAGCGGCACCGGCAAGGAGTTGGTCGCCCGGGCGCTGCATGAACTTGGGCGCCGGCGCGATGGCAAGTTCGTGGTCCTGAACCTCGCCGCCGTGCCGCGCGAGCGGGTCGAGGTCGAGCTGTTCGGTCGCGGGGAGGGCGACAACGGCCGTCTCGTCGAGGCTGACGGCGGCACGCTGTTCCTGGACGAGATCGGCGACATGCCGCTGGACGCCCAGACTCGCCTGCTGCGGGTGATCGACGGCACCGAACCCGTGATCAATCCGAAGACCGGCCGCCGGCCGAACGTGCGGATCATCGCCGCCACCAATCGCGACCTGCGCGGCCTGATCCAGCAGGGCCTGTTCCGCGAGGACCTCTTCTTCCGCCTCAACGTCGCGCCGGTGCGCCTGCCGCCGCTGCGCGACCGAGCCGAGGACATCCCCGATCTGGCGCGGACCTTCCTGCTGCGCGCCGCCCGGGAGGGCCTGCCGGCCAAGACGATCGACCAGAGCGCTCTGGACCGCCTGAAGAGTTATCAGTGGCCGGGCAATGTGCGCGAGCTTGAGAACCTGATGCGCCGGATGTGCGCCCTCTACGCCGAGGAGCTGATCACCGCCCGCATCGTCGATCGCGAGCTTCAGGACCATACGCCGGCCGTGCGCTCGGAAGAGGGGCCCGTCACGCTCTCGACCTTGGTCGAGCGGCACCTGGCGTCGCATTTCGCCGACCAGCCCGATGGCGTGCCGCCGCCTGGGCTTTACGACCGCGTCCTGCAGGAGATCGAGCGCCCCTTGATCCAGCTCACGCTGTCGGCGACGCGCGGCAATCAGGTTCGCGCGGCTGAAATCCTGGGCCTCAACCGCAACACGCTTCGGAAGAAAATTCAGGACCTCGGCGTCGAAATGACCCGCGGTCGCCGCTGA
- a CDS encoding PAS domain-containing sensor histidine kinase, with protein sequence MASVAYATGSEAPPTRFSRAWWRELLRSRYLMAGGYALAVLLTVAGVALASSPPKTDSISTASTVILVVLGFNLVLILGVATIVGLRLYDLIDARASDEGARLHLRFVGLFSLAAVAPAVIVALFFGVLVNRGVDGWFSQKVQTVVGNSAKVANSYVEQQKNYISEHIAPMAADLNRAAPAMSQSPVAFGHFLAGVMEDNGFSAAYVLDRDGRILARAETAAAPPFLAPPPSSYQATDGGEVSAQRFVSKDLFRALYKLKAFPDGYLYVVRPIEQGILSHLIETQDALLSYRDAERSRGRIQAIFGLSYLETALLVLVAAIWVGIAAANSIAGPVADLVEAAGRVSGGDLDARVEAGSGPEEIRALSNAFNMMTSELQLQQAALKAASLDAESRRQFIETVLSGVSAGVVSLDERGRVSAVNRRATALLGLPEHALGVDLITLAPEFAVVMEALEESRPDTDVEIDIMREGETRRLRVRAAGHVAAGLVLTFDDITRLVAAQRNAAWKDVARRIAHEIKNPLTPIQLSAERLRRKYRKEIASDLETFDRCTDTIIRQVGDIGRMVDEFSAFARMPAPRFAPANLTEMLRQAVFAQRFQDAEIEVRLEEPGAGDIWVTCDERMIGQALTNILKNAGEAVGARRLADPDLRGRITATLISDADDLCVTIEDNGVGLPPKDRDRLTEPYVTTREKGTGLGLAIVKRIMEDHGGSLALTDAREPPGARVILKFPTTARLPAAAQSGVEEMI encoded by the coding sequence ATGGCTTCAGTGGCTTACGCGACCGGATCGGAAGCCCCGCCGACCCGGTTCAGCCGGGCCTGGTGGCGAGAGCTTTTGCGGTCGCGCTACCTGATGGCTGGCGGCTATGCGCTGGCCGTCCTCCTGACGGTCGCTGGCGTCGCGCTGGCTTCGTCTCCGCCCAAGACCGACTCGATCAGCACCGCCAGCACGGTGATTCTGGTCGTGCTGGGCTTCAATCTTGTCCTCATCCTGGGCGTGGCCACGATTGTCGGCCTGCGCCTCTACGATCTGATTGACGCTCGGGCCAGCGACGAAGGCGCGCGCCTGCACCTGCGTTTCGTGGGGCTATTCTCGCTCGCCGCCGTGGCCCCGGCGGTCATCGTGGCGCTGTTCTTCGGTGTGCTCGTCAATCGCGGCGTCGATGGCTGGTTCAGTCAGAAGGTCCAGACCGTGGTCGGCAATTCGGCCAAGGTCGCCAACTCCTACGTCGAGCAGCAGAAGAACTACATCTCCGAGCACATCGCGCCGATGGCCGCGGATCTGAACCGCGCCGCGCCCGCCATGTCGCAGTCGCCGGTGGCGTTCGGCCACTTTCTGGCGGGCGTGATGGAGGACAACGGGTTCTCGGCCGCCTATGTCTTGGATCGGGATGGTCGGATTCTGGCGCGGGCCGAGACCGCCGCCGCGCCGCCGTTCCTGGCGCCGCCGCCATCCAGCTACCAAGCCACGGACGGCGGCGAGGTGAGCGCCCAGCGCTTCGTCTCGAAGGACCTGTTCCGAGCGCTCTACAAGCTCAAGGCCTTCCCGGACGGCTACCTCTATGTGGTGCGGCCGATCGAGCAGGGCATCCTGAGCCACCTGATCGAGACGCAGGACGCGCTGCTGTCCTATCGCGACGCCGAGCGCAGTCGCGGCCGCATCCAGGCGATCTTTGGCCTCAGCTATCTGGAGACGGCGCTTCTGGTGCTGGTCGCCGCCATCTGGGTCGGCATCGCCGCGGCGAACTCGATCGCGGGACCCGTGGCGGATCTCGTCGAGGCCGCGGGACGCGTCTCGGGCGGCGACCTGGATGCGCGGGTGGAGGCCGGTTCCGGCCCGGAAGAGATCCGCGCGCTGTCCAACGCCTTCAACATGATGACCAGCGAGCTGCAGCTGCAGCAGGCGGCCTTGAAAGCAGCCAGCCTCGACGCCGAGAGTCGTCGGCAATTCATCGAAACCGTGCTCTCCGGCGTCAGCGCCGGCGTGGTCAGTCTGGATGAGCGAGGCAGGGTGTCGGCGGTCAATCGTCGGGCGACAGCGCTTCTGGGATTGCCGGAGCACGCCTTGGGCGTCGACTTGATCACCCTGGCCCCGGAATTCGCGGTCGTCATGGAGGCTTTGGAAGAGAGCAGGCCCGACACGGATGTCGAGATCGACATCATGCGCGAAGGCGAGACGCGGCGTCTTCGCGTTCGCGCCGCCGGCCATGTCGCCGCCGGTCTTGTCCTGACCTTCGACGACATCACCCGTCTCGTCGCCGCCCAGCGAAACGCGGCCTGGAAAGACGTTGCGCGCCGGATCGCCCACGAGATCAAGAACCCGCTGACGCCGATCCAGCTGTCGGCCGAGCGCCTGCGTCGCAAGTATCGCAAGGAGATCGCCAGCGATCTGGAGACCTTCGATCGCTGCACCGACACCATCATCCGGCAGGTGGGCGACATCGGCCGCATGGTCGACGAGTTCTCGGCCTTCGCCCGCATGCCGGCGCCGCGCTTCGCGCCGGCGAACCTGACGGAGATGCTGCGCCAGGCGGTCTTTGCTCAGCGCTTTCAAGACGCGGAAATCGAGGTCCGTTTGGAAGAGCCCGGCGCCGGCGACATCTGGGTGACCTGCGACGAGCGCATGATCGGCCAGGCCCTGACGAACATCCTGAAGAATGCCGGCGAGGCGGTCGGCGCGCGGCGACTGGCCGATCCCGACCTGCGAGGCCGCATCACCGCGACCTTGATCTCGGACGCGGACGATCTGTGCGTGACCATCGAGGACAACGGCGTAGGCCTTCCCCCAAAGGACCGGGATCGGCTGACAGAGCCTTACGTGACGACCCGCGAGAAGGGCACGGGCCTCGGCCTGGCCATCGTCAAGCGGATCATGGAGGACCATGGCGGCAGCCTGGCCCTCACCGACGCGCGAGAGCCGCCTGGGGCTCGCGTGATCCTGAAGTTTCCGACGACCGCGCGTCTGCCCGCCGCGGCCCAAAGTGGCGTTGAGGAGATGATATGA
- the ntrX gene encoding nitrogen assimilation response regulator NtrX has product MSADVLVVDDEADIRELVAGILEDEGYAVRTAADSDQALAAIRARKPSLLVLDIWMQGGGMDGLELLDMVKALDADLPVIMISGHGNIETAVSAIKRGAYEFLEKPFKSDRLLLVVERALEAAGLRRENRRLRTQTLAPDGLIGKSAPSQALRQMILKVAPANSRVLVSGPPGSGKELVARLIHGASTRARQEFVAVSAAGMAPERLDVELFGEEGEGGRPRKIGVFERAHGGTLYLDEVADMPRETQGRILRVLVEQRFRRVGGDNDVQVDVRVISSTSRDLRDEIAAGRFREDLFHRLNVVPVRVPGLAERREDIPELINFFIERISEATGLQRRRLGEDALATLQVQTWPGNVRQLRNNVERMLIMASGEPGDVITAEMLSGGDQPSAGNAGAIGAERIIALPLREARELFEREYLNAQILRFGGNISRTANFIGMERSALHRKLKSLGVAGARAEEEE; this is encoded by the coding sequence ATGAGCGCCGACGTTCTGGTGGTGGATGACGAAGCCGACATCCGCGAATTGGTGGCCGGTATCCTCGAAGACGAGGGGTACGCCGTCCGTACGGCTGCTGACTCCGATCAGGCGCTCGCGGCGATCCGCGCGCGCAAGCCTTCGTTGCTGGTCCTGGATATCTGGATGCAGGGCGGCGGCATGGACGGTCTCGAGCTGCTCGACATGGTCAAGGCGCTGGACGCCGATCTTCCGGTGATCATGATTTCGGGTCACGGGAACATCGAGACCGCGGTCAGCGCCATCAAGCGTGGCGCCTACGAATTCCTGGAGAAGCCGTTCAAGTCGGATCGACTGCTGCTGGTGGTCGAACGCGCGTTGGAGGCCGCCGGCCTGCGGCGCGAGAACCGCCGACTGCGCACCCAGACCCTCGCCCCGGATGGCCTGATCGGCAAGTCGGCGCCGTCTCAGGCGTTGCGTCAAATGATCCTGAAGGTCGCGCCGGCCAATAGTCGCGTGCTGGTGTCCGGTCCGCCCGGCTCAGGCAAGGAACTGGTGGCGCGTTTGATCCACGGCGCCAGCACCCGCGCCCGCCAGGAGTTCGTCGCGGTCAGCGCGGCCGGCATGGCGCCGGAGCGGCTTGACGTCGAACTGTTCGGCGAGGAAGGCGAGGGCGGTCGCCCGCGCAAGATCGGTGTGTTCGAGCGCGCCCACGGCGGCACGCTCTACCTCGACGAAGTGGCCGACATGCCGCGCGAGACCCAGGGGCGGATCCTCCGCGTGCTGGTCGAGCAGCGCTTCCGCCGCGTCGGCGGCGACAACGACGTTCAGGTGGACGTCCGAGTGATCTCGTCCACGTCGCGCGACCTCCGCGACGAGATCGCGGCCGGCCGTTTCCGCGAGGATCTGTTCCATCGCCTGAATGTGGTGCCTGTCCGCGTGCCCGGCTTGGCCGAGAGGCGCGAGGACATTCCGGAGCTGATCAACTTCTTCATCGAGCGGATCAGCGAGGCGACCGGCCTGCAGCGCCGTCGTCTCGGTGAGGACGCCCTGGCGACGCTTCAGGTCCAGACCTGGCCCGGCAATGTCCGCCAGCTGCGCAACAATGTTGAACGTATGCTGATCATGGCGTCCGGCGAGCCGGGCGACGTGATCACCGCCGAGATGCTGTCCGGGGGGGACCAGCCCTCCGCGGGCAACGCCGGCGCGATCGGCGCCGAGCGGATCATCGCCTTGCCGCTGCGCGAGGCGCGCGAACTGTTCGAGCGGGAGTATCTGAACGCTCAGATCCTGCGGTTTGGCGGCAACATCTCGCGCACCGCCAACTTCATCGGCATGGAGCGTTCGGCGCTTCACCGCAAGCTTAAGTCCCTGGGCGTCGCCGGCGCCCGGGCCGAAGAGGAAGAGTAG